A window from Thermoplasmata archaeon encodes these proteins:
- a CDS encoding right-handed parallel beta-helix repeat-containing protein: MVQFASMSELTSPEKTESCLVVGLKGTETDPYIIENLEVYSNEIPAIWIGSHKLTLEYIKIRKCVLHGNYSIGGYNSNGIKLENTNHIIIEDTIIENFTDGILLQGCSDVVITGNKIWAAYSCIELNEYYSVPHISCSDVRIFTNDLAGGIGINVQHAHDVKVINNRFSIVSGGRGIFTYEVRGLEVISNNFFGEIPLSFGQADSSEIYHNNFWGGKGKGVVGGKMVEICIGQKGALCFYNTSLKEGNYWCNWDGEGWGTASAYPIEETLGYGDIYPLKEPLKNITIKLEIPDKISGGKEYKGKIAVKDTNGAGVPGIRVMSVFTSPQWVTPSFRAISSETDENGILEFTIYTKSGELGRTGRILFTVICSKAGFIDGYYECYILIEEGKDELIYYYSAVVVGALVVIIGLLFIYKGRRRRKRT, from the coding sequence ATGGTCCAATTCGCCTCGATGAGCGAGCTGACTTCACCAGAGAAAACGGAGTCGTGTCTGGTAGTGGGACTGAAAGGGACTGAAACTGATCCATATATAATTGAAAATCTGGAAGTATATTCCAATGAGATTCCTGCCATCTGGATAGGATCTCATAAACTAACTCTTGAATACATTAAAATAAGAAAGTGTGTTCTCCATGGGAATTACTCAATCGGTGGTTACAATTCAAATGGCATTAAACTAGAGAATACCAATCACATTATAATTGAAGATACAATCATAGAAAACTTTACTGATGGCATTCTCCTTCAAGGATGCAGTGATGTGGTGATTACAGGCAACAAGATATGGGCGGCATACTCTTGTATAGAATTGAACGAATATTATTCCGTTCCGCATATTTCATGCTCTGATGTAAGAATCTTTACAAATGATTTAGCAGGTGGGATAGGTATTAACGTCCAACACGCACATGATGTAAAGGTGATTAATAATAGATTTTCTATTGTTTCAGGTGGGCGAGGAATTTTCACGTACGAGGTGCGAGGTTTAGAAGTAATTTCAAACAACTTTTTTGGAGAGATTCCATTATCATTTGGGCAGGCAGATAGTAGCGAAATCTATCACAATAATTTCTGGGGAGGTAAAGGAAAAGGGGTAGTCGGTGGGAAAATGGTTGAGATTTGTATTGGACAAAAGGGTGCGCTATGCTTCTACAATACTTCTCTGAAAGAGGGGAACTACTGGTGTAATTGGGACGGAGAAGGTTGGGGCACAGCATCTGCATATCCGATTGAAGAAACATTAGGTTATGGAGATATTTATCCTCTTAAAGAACCTTTGAAAAATATCACTATCAAACTTGAAATTCCAGATAAAATCAGTGGGGGAAAGGAATATAAAGGTAAGATTGCTGTCAAGGACACAAATGGCGCTGGTGTTCCTGGCATTCGTGTCATGTCTGTTTTTACATCGCCCCAGTGGGTCACGCCAAGTTTTAGAGCAATATCCTCTGAAACAGACGAAAACGGTATTTTGGAATTCACAATCTATACTAAGAGTGGAGAATTGGGAAGAACTGGCCGCATTCTCTTCACAGTAATCTGTTCGAAAGCCGGGTTTATAGATGGCTACTATGAATGTTATATTCTTATAGAAGAAGGCAAAGATGAGCTTATTTATTACTACTCTGCTGTGGTGGTTGGGGCGTTAGTTGTAATAATTGGTCTCTTGTTTATCTACAAGGGAAGAAGAAGGAGAAAGAGGACCTAG
- a CDS encoding clostripain-related cysteine peptidase, producing MKVQQIYSILLILILLIQCVPAMGDMPTAEKNLKSIQSSDWLFLIYMDADNNLGSAADNNLAQMMAVGSDESINILVLLDKNGFGDSRIYNVKKNTLELVDDDGAVIPETQEVNMGSSDTLKNFLNFSMQFKRNHTFLVLWDHGSGWRGFCTDSQSKDSLNLSEIADALNDFEIDVLGIDACQGALVEVVYALRNSAKYFVGSQKDEPENGWNYTLLLNIAKATAPLTPERFATVAVEAFEKHYRSYSMLSVSVALSAINLSKVSLLVDALDNFSLALSSATFLLHSEISEARNSTETYEGNSKADVDLGDFARKSLNSSYINIRKGARNMLSALQATVLKSCGITAFLPASGVRADNTSGLSIYFPQSTFNSEYLKTQFAKEKSWHKFLLDFLNPPALQIASLYVKTRFENNTIAIENPDAAMIYICDSTGEVVTSTNITWINYTVSVCDYYEILAYNYTSYMGNFYLDGMFKNEKKWIGERRPNIKINSVEFVREDGIRILGDTGKHPVENRSFSVHVEVSNPGNVNLSTVALIEVGNFRWRENVSVSVNATGSINRTLILPVGEFKFSIFLDPDNQLRETNETDNFYLERFQVKSGAPLRGISIVLEIQGVCNYRIYNETGYVLAEGTVIGKTTAYISPSSFKEGEYLYVHLISGNQTVFRKIQVFSEDDTYKLVFNIQTDGFTVIDYVFITVVAVLLAIMLIVSGITIQMIRRNDRNKH from the coding sequence ATGAAAGTTCAGCAAATCTACAGCATTCTCTTAATTCTTATCCTTCTCATTCAGTGTGTCCCAGCAATGGGGGACATGCCCACAGCAGAGAAAAATCTCAAAAGCATTCAATCCTCTGACTGGCTGTTTCTGATATACATGGATGCAGACAACAATCTCGGAAGTGCAGCAGACAATAATCTTGCTCAGATGATGGCAGTCGGTAGTGATGAGAGTATAAACATTCTCGTGCTTCTGGATAAAAATGGCTTTGGGGATTCAAGGATTTACAATGTGAAGAAGAATACCCTTGAATTGGTGGATGATGATGGTGCAGTGATTCCAGAGACGCAGGAAGTTAACATGGGTTCTTCAGATACCCTTAAAAACTTTCTCAACTTCAGCATGCAATTCAAAAGAAACCACACATTTTTAGTGCTCTGGGACCATGGAAGTGGTTGGCGTGGCTTCTGCACCGACAGTCAGTCAAAGGATTCCCTAAATCTCTCAGAAATTGCAGATGCATTGAATGATTTTGAAATCGATGTACTGGGCATTGATGCCTGCCAGGGTGCACTAGTGGAAGTGGTCTATGCACTACGCAACTCCGCTAAATATTTTGTTGGTTCCCAGAAGGACGAGCCAGAAAACGGCTGGAATTACACACTTCTTCTCAACATAGCAAAGGCAACGGCACCGCTTACACCAGAGAGATTTGCCACAGTTGCAGTGGAAGCATTTGAAAAACATTATAGAAGCTACTCCATGCTTTCAGTATCAGTTGCCTTGAGTGCAATAAATCTCAGTAAAGTTAGTTTGCTGGTCGATGCTCTAGATAATTTTTCACTCGCTTTGTCTTCGGCTACATTTTTACTCCATTCCGAAATTTCGGAAGCTAGAAATTCCACTGAAACCTATGAGGGTAACAGCAAGGCAGATGTTGACCTAGGAGATTTTGCTAGGAAATCGTTAAACAGTTCCTACATTAACATAAGGAAAGGCGCCAGAAACATGTTATCTGCTCTGCAGGCTACGGTATTAAAGTCCTGTGGAATTACCGCATTTCTGCCTGCCAGCGGTGTTCGGGCAGACAATACTTCAGGTCTCAGCATTTATTTTCCCCAATCTACCTTCAACTCAGAATACCTGAAAACACAGTTTGCGAAGGAGAAAAGCTGGCATAAGTTCCTACTGGACTTCCTTAATCCTCCTGCACTGCAAATAGCATCGTTGTATGTGAAAACAAGGTTTGAAAACAACACAATTGCAATAGAAAATCCAGATGCTGCGATGATTTACATCTGTGACTCTACAGGTGAAGTAGTGACTAGTACAAATATAACATGGATAAACTATACAGTTAGTGTATGTGATTACTACGAAATTCTTGCATACAATTACACATCATACATGGGAAACTTCTATCTTGACGGGATGTTCAAAAATGAGAAGAAATGGATTGGAGAGAGACGCCCCAACATAAAAATTAATAGTGTTGAATTTGTCAGAGAGGACGGCATTAGAATTCTTGGAGATACAGGCAAACATCCTGTTGAAAACAGAAGCTTTTCGGTGCATGTTGAGGTTTCAAATCCTGGGAATGTGAATTTGAGCACAGTGGCTTTGATTGAAGTGGGAAACTTCAGATGGCGAGAGAATGTAAGTGTGAGCGTGAATGCGACTGGAAGCATCAATCGGACGCTCATACTGCCCGTTGGTGAGTTCAAATTCAGCATTTTTCTGGATCCAGATAACCAGTTGAGAGAAACAAATGAGACGGACAATTTTTATTTGGAAAGATTTCAGGTGAAATCTGGTGCACCATTGCGAGGAATTTCAATTGTTCTTGAGATCCAAGGTGTGTGTAACTATCGAATTTATAACGAAACAGGTTATGTATTGGCTGAGGGAACGGTGATAGGCAAAACCACTGCCTATATCAGTCCTTCCAGTTTTAAGGAAGGAGAATATCTATATGTGCATCTCATATCTGGAAATCAAACTGTTTTTAGAAAGATCCAGGTTTTTTCTGAAGATGACACCTATAAGTTGGTATTCAATATCCAAACAGATGGTTTTACAGTTATTGACTATGTCTTTATTACGGTGGTTGCTGTGTTGCTCGCGATAATGCTCATTGTGTCTGGCATTACCATTCAGATGATCAGACGGAATGATAGAAATAAACATTGA